In one window of Miscanthus floridulus cultivar M001 chromosome 12, ASM1932011v1, whole genome shotgun sequence DNA:
- the LOC136497414 gene encoding ent-kaur-16-ene synthase, chloroplastic-like isoform X1, with product MPNVTAAAPAGWSPCVVTPARSSRGRASLSGVARAYAEKRLVAENISLPNKHKQELKTRIRNQLRRPQLPPSSYDTAWVSMVPMRGSHQTPCFPQCVEWILQNQQDDGSWGVSQSDSSISKDVLLSTLACVLALRRWNVGRENMWRGLHFIGRNFSVAMDEQVTAPIGFNITFPGLLSLAIDMGLEIPIRQTDVCGILHLQEMELKRQAVDSSSGRKAYMAYIAEGLGNMLDWDEAMKFQRKNGSLFRSPSTTAVALIHKYNDQALQYLNLLVSEFGSAVPAMYPLKIHCQLSMVDALEKMGISQHFVSDIESILDMAYSCWLQKDEEIMMDIATCAMAFRLLRMNGYDVSSDELSHIAGPSNFHDSLQGYLNDTKSLLELYKASKVNLSEDDLILDGIGSWSGNLLKDKLCSSRVQKDLIFGEMEYAVKFPFYATLERLEHKRNIEHFDAWGPLMLTTKSSSFRINQEFVALAVEDFSSSQYVYQGELQHLDSWVKENKLDQLQFARQKLTYCYLSAAATIFSSELSDARISWAKNGVLTTVVDDFFDVGGSKEELENLIALVEKWHAHHAVEFYSEQVKIVFSAIYTTVNHLGAVASAAQGRDVTNHLVEIWLDLLSSMMVETEWQRSQYVPTVEEYMTNAVVSFALGPIVLPALYFVGQEVLEQAVKDEEYDKLFRLMSTPGRLLNDCQSFEREGNQGKLNSVSLLVLHSGGSMSIEAAKKAMQKSIDVSRRELLRLVLRKESPVPRPCKELFWKMCKIVHLFYSQTDGFSSPKEMVSAVNAVINEPLRVQNSASSFLSSS from the exons ATGCCCAACGTTACGGCCGCTGCCCCAGCCGGCTGGTCACCTTGCGTGGTGACTCCGGCGCGATCGAGCAGAGGCAGAGCATCTCTTTCCGGGGTAGCTAGAG CATATGCCGAGAAGCGGTTGGTTGCAGAAAACATAAGCCTGCCAAACAAG CATAAGCAGGAACTGAAGACTAGAATAAGGAATCAGCTCCGGAGGCCCCAATTGCCACCTTCTTCATACGACACAGCCTGGGTTTCTATGGTGCCAATGCGGGGCTCTCATCAGACTCCCTGCTTCCCACAATGTGTTGAGTGGATATTGCAGAACCAGCAGGATGATGGATCATGGGGTGTCAGCCAATCTGACTCATCAATCAGCAAGGATGTTCTCCTATCCACGCTGGCATGTGTTCTTGCGTTGAGGAGATGGAATGTTGGCAGAGAGAACATGTGGAGAG GACTGCATTTCATTGGGAGAAATTTCTCTGTTGCTATGGACGAGCAGGTCACTGCTCCTATAGGTTTCAACATCACTTTTCCTGGTTTACTTAGCCTCGCCATTGATATGGGTTTAGAAATTCCTATAAGACAAACTGATGTCTGTGGGATTCTTCACCTCCAGGAGATGGAATTGAAAAG ACAGGCTGTGGACAGTTCTTCTGGAAGAAAAGCATATATGGCTTATATCGCAGAAGGATTAGGAAACATGCTGGACTGGGATGAAGCTATGAAGTTCCAGAGGAAGAATGGATCATTGTTCAGGTCTCCTTCCACAACTGCTGTTGCATTAATCCACAAATACAATGATCAAGCCCTTCAATACCTAAATTTGCTTGTCAGTGAATTTGGCAGTGCAG TACCAGCAATGTATCCTTTAAAAATACATTGTCAGCTTTCAATGGTCGATGCACTTGAAAAAATGGGAATTTCTCAGCACTTTGTCAGTGACATAGAAAGCATCCTGGACATGGCATACAG TTGCTGGTTACAGAAAGATGAGGAAATCATGATGGACATAGCAACATGTGCAATGGCATTTCGCCTTTTGAGGATGAATGGTTACGATGTTTCCTCAG ATGAGCTGTCTCATATTGCTGGACCTTCCAATTTTCATGATTCACTACAAGGATATTTAAATGATACAAAATCCCTACTGGAattgtacaaggcttcaaaagtcAACTTATCAGAAGATGATTTGATCTTAGATGGCATAGGATCCTGGTCTGGCAACTTATTGAAGGATAAGTTGTGCTCTAGCAGGGTGCAAAAAGACCTGATTTTTGGAGAG ATGGAGTATGCTGTTAAGTTTCCCTTTTATGCTACATTGGAGCGTCTAGAACACAAGCGAAACATCGAACATTTTGATGCTTGGGGTCCTTTGATGCTAACAACAAAATCCTC GTCTTTTCGTATCAATCAAGAATTTGTAGCTTTGGCTGTCGAAGATTTCAGTTCCTCTCAATATGTTTACCAGGGTGAACTTCAGCATCTTGATAG TTGGGTGAAGGAGAACAAGCTGGACCAGCTACAATTTGCTCGGCAGAAACTGACATACTGCTATCTGTCTGCTGCTGCTACCATATTTTCTTCTGAATTGTCTGACGCTCGCATTTCATGGGCAAAAAATGGTGTTCTCACAACTGTGGTTGATGACTTCTTCGATGTTGGGGGATCAAAAGAAGAATTAGAAAACCTGATAGCACTAGTTGAGAA ATGGCATGCGCACCATGCAGTTGAGTTCTACTCAGAGCAAGTGAAAATAGTATTTTCTGCTATTTATACAACAGTGAACCATCTTGGAGCAGTGGCTTCTGCAGCACAAGGCCGTGATGTTACAAACCACCTAGTAGAAATA TGGCTGGATTTGTTGAGTTCTATGATGGTCGAGACAGAATGGCAGAGAAGCCAATATGTGCCAACAGTTGAAGAATACATGACAAATGCTGTTGTCTCGTTTGCACTGGGCCCAATTGTGCTCCCAGCATTGTATTTTGTAGGGCAAGAGGTATTAGAGCAAGCTGTCAAAGATGAAGAGTACGATAAATTATTTAGGCTAatgagcactcctgggaggctcCTCAATGACTGCCAAAGTTTCGAG AGGGAAGGCAACCAGGGGAAGCTGAATAGTGTTTCTCTACTTGTCCTCCACAGTGGTGGTTCTATGTCCATAGAAGCTGCTAAAAAGGCAATGCAGAAGTCCATAGACGTCTCTAGGAGAGAGTTGCTAAGATTGGTTCTCAGGAAAGAAAGCCCTGTTCCTAGGCCATGCAAGGAGCTCTTCTGGAAGATGTGTAAGATAGTTCACTTGTTCTACTCTCAGACTGATGGATTTAGTTCCCCAAAGGAAATGGTAAGTGCAGTGAATGCTGTTATCAACGAGCCACTCAGAGTCCAAAATAGTGCTAGTTCGTTTTTGTCTAGTTCATGA
- the LOC136496103 gene encoding uncharacterized mitochondrial protein AtMg00860-like: MPFGLTNAPAMFQSLMNAVLQPYLRKFVLVFFDDILIYSPSWTTHLQHVKAVLLALRAHQLWLKRSKCSFAESSVAYLGHVISTEGVAMDVSKVDAVTTWPQPRSARVLCGFLGLAGYYRRFIKDYDAIAAPLTQLLRRDVFNWSDGAMLVFDALK, encoded by the coding sequence ATGCCATTCGGCCTCACCAATGCGCCGGCAATGTTCCAGAGCCTAATGAACGCCGTCCTCCAGCCCTACCTGCGTAAGTTTGTCTTGGTTttctttgatgacatcttgatctacagCCCATCGTGGACAACGCATCTCCAGCATGTAAAGGCGGTCCTCTTAGCGCTCCGTGCACACCAGCTATGGCTCAAGCGCAGCAAGTGCTCGTTCGCCGAGTCCTCAGTGGCGTACCTCGGGCATGTGATCTCGACTGAAGGTGTGGCCATGGATGTCAGCAAGGTGGACGCCGTCACGACATGGCCGCAACCGCGTTCAGCGCGCGTCCTATGTGGCTTCCTCGGTTTGGCCGGCTATTACCGCCGGTTTATCAAGGATTACGATGCCATCGCGGCGCCCCTGACCCAGCTTCTTCGGCGCGACGTGTTCAACTGGTCGGATGGGGCTATGTTGGTGTTTGATGCCCTTAAATAG
- the LOC136497414 gene encoding ent-kaur-16-ene synthase, chloroplastic-like isoform X2 encodes MPNVTAAAPAGWSPCVVTPARSSRGRASLSGVARAYAEKRLVAENISLPNKELKTRIRNQLRRPQLPPSSYDTAWVSMVPMRGSHQTPCFPQCVEWILQNQQDDGSWGVSQSDSSISKDVLLSTLACVLALRRWNVGRENMWRGLHFIGRNFSVAMDEQVTAPIGFNITFPGLLSLAIDMGLEIPIRQTDVCGILHLQEMELKRQAVDSSSGRKAYMAYIAEGLGNMLDWDEAMKFQRKNGSLFRSPSTTAVALIHKYNDQALQYLNLLVSEFGSAVPAMYPLKIHCQLSMVDALEKMGISQHFVSDIESILDMAYSCWLQKDEEIMMDIATCAMAFRLLRMNGYDVSSDELSHIAGPSNFHDSLQGYLNDTKSLLELYKASKVNLSEDDLILDGIGSWSGNLLKDKLCSSRVQKDLIFGEMEYAVKFPFYATLERLEHKRNIEHFDAWGPLMLTTKSSSFRINQEFVALAVEDFSSSQYVYQGELQHLDSWVKENKLDQLQFARQKLTYCYLSAAATIFSSELSDARISWAKNGVLTTVVDDFFDVGGSKEELENLIALVEKWHAHHAVEFYSEQVKIVFSAIYTTVNHLGAVASAAQGRDVTNHLVEIWLDLLSSMMVETEWQRSQYVPTVEEYMTNAVVSFALGPIVLPALYFVGQEVLEQAVKDEEYDKLFRLMSTPGRLLNDCQSFEREGNQGKLNSVSLLVLHSGGSMSIEAAKKAMQKSIDVSRRELLRLVLRKESPVPRPCKELFWKMCKIVHLFYSQTDGFSSPKEMVSAVNAVINEPLRVQNSASSFLSSS; translated from the exons ATGCCCAACGTTACGGCCGCTGCCCCAGCCGGCTGGTCACCTTGCGTGGTGACTCCGGCGCGATCGAGCAGAGGCAGAGCATCTCTTTCCGGGGTAGCTAGAG CATATGCCGAGAAGCGGTTGGTTGCAGAAAACATAAGCCTGCCAAACAAG GAACTGAAGACTAGAATAAGGAATCAGCTCCGGAGGCCCCAATTGCCACCTTCTTCATACGACACAGCCTGGGTTTCTATGGTGCCAATGCGGGGCTCTCATCAGACTCCCTGCTTCCCACAATGTGTTGAGTGGATATTGCAGAACCAGCAGGATGATGGATCATGGGGTGTCAGCCAATCTGACTCATCAATCAGCAAGGATGTTCTCCTATCCACGCTGGCATGTGTTCTTGCGTTGAGGAGATGGAATGTTGGCAGAGAGAACATGTGGAGAG GACTGCATTTCATTGGGAGAAATTTCTCTGTTGCTATGGACGAGCAGGTCACTGCTCCTATAGGTTTCAACATCACTTTTCCTGGTTTACTTAGCCTCGCCATTGATATGGGTTTAGAAATTCCTATAAGACAAACTGATGTCTGTGGGATTCTTCACCTCCAGGAGATGGAATTGAAAAG ACAGGCTGTGGACAGTTCTTCTGGAAGAAAAGCATATATGGCTTATATCGCAGAAGGATTAGGAAACATGCTGGACTGGGATGAAGCTATGAAGTTCCAGAGGAAGAATGGATCATTGTTCAGGTCTCCTTCCACAACTGCTGTTGCATTAATCCACAAATACAATGATCAAGCCCTTCAATACCTAAATTTGCTTGTCAGTGAATTTGGCAGTGCAG TACCAGCAATGTATCCTTTAAAAATACATTGTCAGCTTTCAATGGTCGATGCACTTGAAAAAATGGGAATTTCTCAGCACTTTGTCAGTGACATAGAAAGCATCCTGGACATGGCATACAG TTGCTGGTTACAGAAAGATGAGGAAATCATGATGGACATAGCAACATGTGCAATGGCATTTCGCCTTTTGAGGATGAATGGTTACGATGTTTCCTCAG ATGAGCTGTCTCATATTGCTGGACCTTCCAATTTTCATGATTCACTACAAGGATATTTAAATGATACAAAATCCCTACTGGAattgtacaaggcttcaaaagtcAACTTATCAGAAGATGATTTGATCTTAGATGGCATAGGATCCTGGTCTGGCAACTTATTGAAGGATAAGTTGTGCTCTAGCAGGGTGCAAAAAGACCTGATTTTTGGAGAG ATGGAGTATGCTGTTAAGTTTCCCTTTTATGCTACATTGGAGCGTCTAGAACACAAGCGAAACATCGAACATTTTGATGCTTGGGGTCCTTTGATGCTAACAACAAAATCCTC GTCTTTTCGTATCAATCAAGAATTTGTAGCTTTGGCTGTCGAAGATTTCAGTTCCTCTCAATATGTTTACCAGGGTGAACTTCAGCATCTTGATAG TTGGGTGAAGGAGAACAAGCTGGACCAGCTACAATTTGCTCGGCAGAAACTGACATACTGCTATCTGTCTGCTGCTGCTACCATATTTTCTTCTGAATTGTCTGACGCTCGCATTTCATGGGCAAAAAATGGTGTTCTCACAACTGTGGTTGATGACTTCTTCGATGTTGGGGGATCAAAAGAAGAATTAGAAAACCTGATAGCACTAGTTGAGAA ATGGCATGCGCACCATGCAGTTGAGTTCTACTCAGAGCAAGTGAAAATAGTATTTTCTGCTATTTATACAACAGTGAACCATCTTGGAGCAGTGGCTTCTGCAGCACAAGGCCGTGATGTTACAAACCACCTAGTAGAAATA TGGCTGGATTTGTTGAGTTCTATGATGGTCGAGACAGAATGGCAGAGAAGCCAATATGTGCCAACAGTTGAAGAATACATGACAAATGCTGTTGTCTCGTTTGCACTGGGCCCAATTGTGCTCCCAGCATTGTATTTTGTAGGGCAAGAGGTATTAGAGCAAGCTGTCAAAGATGAAGAGTACGATAAATTATTTAGGCTAatgagcactcctgggaggctcCTCAATGACTGCCAAAGTTTCGAG AGGGAAGGCAACCAGGGGAAGCTGAATAGTGTTTCTCTACTTGTCCTCCACAGTGGTGGTTCTATGTCCATAGAAGCTGCTAAAAAGGCAATGCAGAAGTCCATAGACGTCTCTAGGAGAGAGTTGCTAAGATTGGTTCTCAGGAAAGAAAGCCCTGTTCCTAGGCCATGCAAGGAGCTCTTCTGGAAGATGTGTAAGATAGTTCACTTGTTCTACTCTCAGACTGATGGATTTAGTTCCCCAAAGGAAATGGTAAGTGCAGTGAATGCTGTTATCAACGAGCCACTCAGAGTCCAAAATAGTGCTAGTTCGTTTTTGTCTAGTTCATGA
- the LOC136497416 gene encoding leucine-rich repeat extensin-like protein 5 isoform X2 gives MARSKDRVPLVSVGFAVASLLLLLCATRCEARAMAARRLRSSSSSPLLNALFKLNFIRTVEPPRRLPTPTADAADAANLAAGDTNSPFCVNPPDAPSSTSYTPFTPSFPGQAPPLPPITPVPPSFEPSPPENGAPGGGQRQGGGEGQGGGQGQGGGQGQGGGGGDQGQVGGQGQGGGGQGQEGPPASTIPNSPPQVGPGTPFGSVPPSPIVVVPSPPGFGPGPGSGSGSGGGGPFQPPIVYPPPLAPLMPPGAGQTLWCVAKPTVPDPIIQEAMDYACGSGAECDSILPSGACYRPNTVLAHASFAFNSYWQQVKANGGTCDFGGTATIVTRDPSYEKCKFDLL, from the exons ATGGCGCGCAGCAAGGACAGAGTGCCGCTCGTCAGTGTCGGCTTCGCGGTGGCGTCGCTGCTGCTCCTACTCTGCGCCACTCGGTGCG AAGCGAGGGCCATGGCGGCGAGGCGACTGAGGAGCAGTAGCAGCAGCCCGCTGCTGAACGCGCTGTTCAAGCTCAACTTCATCCGGACGGTGGAGCCACCGCGCCGGCTGCCCACTCCGACCGCCGACGCGGCCGACGCCGCGAACCTCGCCGCGGGCGACACCAACTCGCCGTTCTGCGTCAACCCACCGGACGCGCCGTCGTCCACGTCGTACACTCCCTTCACGCCTTCGTTCCCGGGccaggcgccgccgctgccgccgatcACACCCGTTCCGCCGTCCTTCGAGCCCAGCCCGCCGGAGAACGGCGCCCCGGGTGGAGGCCAGCGACAGGGTGGTGGCGAAGGACAGGGAGGCGGTCAAGGCCAGGGCGGAGGTCAAGGCCAGggtggaggtggtggagatcaaggccaggtaGGAGGTCAAGGCCAGGGGGGCGGAGGTCAAGGCCAGGAAGGCCCACCGGCATCCACGATACCGAACTCGCCGCCGCAGGTGGGTCCGGGCACGCCGTTCGGATCGGTGCCGCCGAGCCCCATCGTCGTGGTGCCGAGCCCGCCGGGATTCGGCCCTGgtcccggctccggctccggctcagGCGGCGGCGGCCCGTTCCAGCCGCCGATCGTGTACCCACCTCCACTGGCGCCGCTGATGCCGCCGGGCGCCGGGCAGACGCTGTGGTGCGTGGCCAAGCCCACGGTGCCGGACCCCATCATCCAGGAGGCCATGGACTACGCGTGCGGCTCCGGCGCCGAGTGCGACTCCATCCTGCCCAGCGGCGCGTGCTACCGCCCCAACACCGTGCTCGCGCACGCCTCCTTCGCGTTCAACAGCTACTGGCAGCAGGTCAAGGCGAACGGCGGCACCTGCGACTTCGGCGGCACCGCCACCATTGTCACCAGAGACCCAA GCTACGAGAAGTGCAAATTTGACCTTCTGTGA
- the LOC136497416 gene encoding uncharacterized protein isoform X1 produces the protein MARSKDRVPLVSVGFAVASLLLLLCATRCEARAMAARRLRSSSSSPLLNALFKLNFIRTVEPPRRLPTPTADAADAANLAAGDTNSPFCVNPPDAPSSTSYTPFTPSFPGQAPPLPPITPVPPSFEPSPPENGAPGGGQRQGGGEGQGGGQGQGGGQGQGGGGGDQGQVGGQGQGGGGQGQEGPPASTIPNSPPQVGPGTPFGSVPPSPIVVVPSPPGFGPGPGSGSGSGGGGPFQPPIVYPPPLAPLMPPGAGQTLWCVAKPTVPDPIIQEAMDYACGSGAECDSILPSGACYRPNTVLAHASFAFNSYWQQVKANGGTCDFGGTATIVTRDPSKHHHQLPYLQCDHAMVDLSALTFASCQSCSNSKVLFGLY, from the exons ATGGCGCGCAGCAAGGACAGAGTGCCGCTCGTCAGTGTCGGCTTCGCGGTGGCGTCGCTGCTGCTCCTACTCTGCGCCACTCGGTGCG AAGCGAGGGCCATGGCGGCGAGGCGACTGAGGAGCAGTAGCAGCAGCCCGCTGCTGAACGCGCTGTTCAAGCTCAACTTCATCCGGACGGTGGAGCCACCGCGCCGGCTGCCCACTCCGACCGCCGACGCGGCCGACGCCGCGAACCTCGCCGCGGGCGACACCAACTCGCCGTTCTGCGTCAACCCACCGGACGCGCCGTCGTCCACGTCGTACACTCCCTTCACGCCTTCGTTCCCGGGccaggcgccgccgctgccgccgatcACACCCGTTCCGCCGTCCTTCGAGCCCAGCCCGCCGGAGAACGGCGCCCCGGGTGGAGGCCAGCGACAGGGTGGTGGCGAAGGACAGGGAGGCGGTCAAGGCCAGGGCGGAGGTCAAGGCCAGggtggaggtggtggagatcaaggccaggtaGGAGGTCAAGGCCAGGGGGGCGGAGGTCAAGGCCAGGAAGGCCCACCGGCATCCACGATACCGAACTCGCCGCCGCAGGTGGGTCCGGGCACGCCGTTCGGATCGGTGCCGCCGAGCCCCATCGTCGTGGTGCCGAGCCCGCCGGGATTCGGCCCTGgtcccggctccggctccggctcagGCGGCGGCGGCCCGTTCCAGCCGCCGATCGTGTACCCACCTCCACTGGCGCCGCTGATGCCGCCGGGCGCCGGGCAGACGCTGTGGTGCGTGGCCAAGCCCACGGTGCCGGACCCCATCATCCAGGAGGCCATGGACTACGCGTGCGGCTCCGGCGCCGAGTGCGACTCCATCCTGCCCAGCGGCGCGTGCTACCGCCCCAACACCGTGCTCGCGCACGCCTCCTTCGCGTTCAACAGCTACTGGCAGCAGGTCAAGGCGAACGGCGGCACCTGCGACTTCGGCGGCACCGCCACCATTGTCACCAGAGACCCAAGtaagcatcatcatcagctccctTACCTTCAATGCGATCATGCCATGGTGGATTTGTCTGCTTTGACTTTTGCTTCATGTCAATCTTGCTCGAACTCGAAGGTGTTGTTTGGCCTTTACTGA